The following is a genomic window from Streptomyces sp. BHT-5-2.
CTACGGGCAGTTCCGGGCGCATCTGACCGACCCGGAGGTCCTCACCGGCCACTTCGGCGAGGAGGGCATGGTCGACCCGGCCGCCGCACCGAAGGCCGGCCCCGTGCTGGGCATCTTCTCCACCGGCCCGGAGATCCGGAACGTGGTCCAGAACCTCGTCACCGAGATCATCGCCACCGCTGTGCTCGTGCTGTCGATCCTCACCCTCGGGCTGAGCGACAACGGCAAGGGCGTGGGCGCGATCGGCACACTGCTGGTCGCCCTGGTCGTCACCGGAATCGGCCTGTCCCTGGGCGGACCGACCGGCTACGCCATCAACCCGGTCCGCGACCTCGGCCCGCGCATCGTGCACGCGCTGCTGCCGCTGCCGAACAAGGGTGGTTCCGACTGGGGCTACGCCTGGATCCCCGTGGCGGGCCCGCTGATCGGCGGGGCCATCGCCGGGGGCATCTACCAACTGGCGTTCGCCTGAGCCGCCCCGCCCACCACGCCCGCACCGACCCCTGGAGCACACCATGAGCGACACCCCCAGCACCTCCTCGCACAGCCACGGCCCCTTCATCGCGGCGATCGACCAGGGCACGACCTCCAGCCGCTGCATCGTCTTCGACCGGGACGGCCGGATCGTCTCCGTCGACCAGAAGGAACACGAGCAGATCTTCCCGAAGCCGGGCTGGGTCGAACACGATGCCGCCGAAATCTGGACCAACGTCCAGCAGGTCGTCGAGGGCGCCATCGACAAGGCCGCGCAGAGCAACCCCGGCTTCTCCCCCGACGACGTCAAGGCGATCGGCATCACCAACCAGCGCGAGACCACTCTGCTCTGGGACAAGAACACCGGCGAGCCGGTCCACAACGCCATCGTCTGGCAGGACACCCGCACCGACGCGCTCTGCCGGGAGCTGGGCCGCAACGTCGGCCAGGACCGCTTCCGCCGCGAGACCGGCCTGCCGCTGGCCTCGTACTTCGCCGGTCCGAAGATCCGCTGGCTGCTGGACAACGTCGAGGGCCTGCGCGAGCGCGCCGAGCGCGGCGAGATCCTCTTCGGCACCATGGACTCCTGGGTCATCTGGAACCTCACCGGTGGCGTCAACGGCGGCAAGCACGTCACCGACGTGACCAACGCCTCGCGCACCCTCCTGATGAACCTGCACACCCTGCAGTGGGACGAGAAGATCCTCGCCTCCCTGGACATCCCCGCCGCGCTGCTGCCCGAGATCCGGTCCTCCGCCGAGGTCTACGGCACCACCGCCGCCGGCGTCCTCCAGGGCGTGCCGGTCGCCTCCGCGCTCGGCGACCAGCAGGCCGCGCTCTTCGGCCAGACCTGCTTCGCCGAGGGCGAGGCCAAGTCCACGTACGGCACCGGCACCTTCATGCTGATGAACACCGGCAACCAGCCGGTGAACTCCTACAACGGGCTGCTGACCACGGTCGGCTACCGGATCGGCGACCAGCAGACGGTCTACGCCCTGGAAGGCTCCATCGCCGTCACCGGCTCGCTCGTCCAGTGGATGCGCGACCAGATGGGGCTGATCAACAGCGCGGCCGAGATCGAGACGCTGGCCAGCACCGTCGAGGACAACGGCGGCGCCTACTTCGTGCCGGCCTTCTCCGGCCTGTTCGCGCCCTACTGGCGCTCCGACGCCCGCGGCGTCATCGCCGGTCTGACCCGTTACGTCACCAAGGCGCACATCGCCCGTGCCGTCCTCGAGGCCACCGCCTGGCAGACCCGCGAGATCACCGACGCCATGACCAAGGACTCCGGCGTCGACCTGACCGCGCTCAAGGTCGACGGCGGAATGACCTCCAACAACCTGCTGATGCAGACCATCTCGGACTTCCTGGACGCACCCGTGGTGCGCCCGATGGTGGCCGAGACGACCTGCCTCGGCGCTGCCTACGCGGCCGGACTGGCCGTCGGCTTCTGGTCCAGCACCGACGAGCTGCGCGCCAACTGGCGCCGGGCCGCCGAGTGGACCCCCCGCATGGACGCGGCCACCCGTGACCGCGAGTACAAGAACTGGCTCAAGGCCGTTGAGCGGACCATGGGCTGGCTCGACGACGAGAGCTGACTGAGGAGCACATCATGAGCACCCTGCAGAGCGTCCCGGCCCTCGGGACGCACCCGGCCGCCGGTTCCCTGCCGAGCCGCGCCGAAACCCGGGAGCAGCTGTCCAAGGCGACGTACGACCTCCTGGTGATCGGCGGCGGCATCCTGGGCATCTCCACCGCCTGGCATGCCGCGCAGGCCGGACTGCGGGTTGCCCTGGTGGACGCCGGCGACTTCGCCGGCGCCACCTCCTCCGCCTCCTCCAAGCTGCTGCACGGCGGTCTGCGCTACCTGCAGACCGGTGCGGTCAAGCTGGTCGCGGAGAACCACTTCGAGCGCCGCGCGGTCTCCCGCGAGGTGGCCCCGCACCTGGCCAACCCGCTCACCTTCTACCTGCCGGTCTACAAGGGCGGCCCGCACGGCGCGGCCAAGCTCGGCGCGGGCGTCTTCGCCTACTCCGCGCTCTCCGCGTTCGGCGACGGCGTCGGCCACGTCATAAGCCCGGCCAAGGCCCAGCGCGACGTCCCGGAGCTGCGGACGGAGAACCTCAAGGCCGTTGCCGTGTACGGCGACGACCAGATGAACGACTCCCGGATGGCGCTGATGACCGTCCGCGCGGCGGTCGCCGCCGGCGCCACGGTCCTGAACCACTCCGAGGTCACCGGCCTGCGCTTCACCCAGGGCCGGGTCACCGGCGCCGAGCTCAAGGACCGCCTGGACGGCACCGAGTTCGGCGTCAACGCCCGCCTGGTGCTCAACGCCACCGGCCCGTGGGTGGACCACCTGCGCAAGATGGAGGACCCGAACGCGGCCCCCTCCATCCGCCTCTCCAAGGGCGCGCACCTCGTCCTCAAGCGCACCTCCCCCTGGAAGGCCGCGCTGGCGACCCCCATCGACAAGTACCGCATCACCTTCGCCCTCCCCTGGGAGGACATGCTGCTGCTCGGCACCACCGACGAGGAGTACGAGGGGGACCCGGCGGACGTCGCGGTCACCGAGAAGGACACCGCCCAGATCCTGGACGAGGCCGCCTTCTCCGTCCGTGACCAGCAGCTCTCCCGCGACCTGATCACCTACTCGTTCGCCGGTCTGCGGGTGCTGCCGGGCGGTCCCGGCGACACCTCGAAGGCCAAGCGCGAGACGGTGGTCACCGAGGGCCGCGGCGGGATGCTGTCGGTGGCCGGCGGCAAGTGGACGACCTTCCGGCACATCGGCCGCACGGTGATGAACAAGCTCGCCGCGCTGCCCGGCCACCCGCTGGCCGAGGACATGGAGCCGATCGCGCAGCTGCCGAAGAAGCTCCCGCTGCCCGGCATCGCCAACCCCAACGCGGTCGCCCACCGGCTGCTGGTGGACGGCGGCACGCCCGGCCCGCGGATGGCCGCCGACACCGCGCGCCACCTGGCCACCCACTACGGGTCGCTCTCCTTCGACATCGCCCGGCTGGCGAACGAGGACCCGGCGCTGGCCGAGCGGATCCACCCGGACGCCCCGGAGATCTGGGCGCAGGTCGCCTACGCCCGGGACCACGAGTGGGCCGAGACCGCCGACGACGTGCTGCGCCGCCGGACCACGCTGACCATCCGCGGCCTGGCCACGGACGACATCCGCGCCCGGGTCGAGAGCATGCTGGAGCGCTGACGAACAGTCAGGAACCTGCACGGGTGAGGTGAGTCGGGGCGGTCCACGGGCCGCCCCGACCCCTGTTTCCGGAGCTCACCGCGGCGCGCGGCCCCGTTCGGGGCGCGCGCCGCGGCCGTCCGGCGGCATGGTGCCACGCGGCCGACACACCGCGGCAACGTCCGGCGCGCACAGTGGGAGGACCACCGCCGGGGTGGCCCCCACGCCGGAAGGACGCCATGAAATTCTCCGTGCTCTCCCTGATCGGCCATGCGCCACACCCGCTGACCGGGCAACTGGCCGCCCCCGCCGACCGGTTCGCCGAGGTCGTGGGGACCGCCGAGGCGGCCGAGCGGCTGGGCTTCGACGCTTACGCCGTCGGCGAACGGCACGCCGGTCCCTTCCTCTCCTCCAGCCCGTCGGTGGTGCTGGGCGCGCTGGCCGCCCGGACGTCCCGGATCCGGCTGCTGACCGGGGTCACCGTCGTGGCGGTCCTGGACCCGGTGCGGGTCGCCGAGGACTACGCGACGCTCGACCAACTCGCCCGCGGCCGGCTGGAGCTGGTCGTCGGCAAGGGCGCCGAGGCCGGTCACTTCGACCTCTTCGGCCTCGACGAGGAGCGGCAGTGGGACCTCCAGGCCGAGAAGTACGAGCTGCTGCGCCGGCTGTGGCACGAGGAGAACGTCGACTGGGCGGGCGAGTTCCGGCCGCCGCTGAAGAACGTCACGACCCTGCCGCGCCCCTACGGCGACCCGCCGCGGATCTGGCACGGCTCGGCCACCAGCCGCAACTCCCCCGAACTGGCCGCGAAGCACGGCGATCCGCTGTTCACCGCCAACGCGATCCAGCCGCGCGCCGCCTACGCCGGGCTGATCGCGTACTACCGCGAGCGGTTCGCGGCGTACGGGCACGACCCGGCGCGGGCCCGGGTGGCCGCGGGCTCCGGCGGGCTGCTGATCGCCGACAGCGAACGGCAGGCGATCGCCCGCTACAAGGACCTCTACGAGGCGAAGGTCGCGCAGAGCTTCCGGCCGCACCTGGCGGGCCGGCCCGGCTACAACACCCCCTTCCGCACGATCGAGGACGCCATCGCGAACGGCCCGCAGCTGATCGGCTCGCCGCAGCAGATCATCGACAAGATCCTCGGCTGGCACGCGGTGTACGGCCACGACCTGCAGTCGCTCAGCGTCGACGGCTTCGGGCTGGACCACGCCGAACAGCTGGAGACCCTGCACCGGTTCGCCGAGGAGATCGCCCCCGTGGTCCGCCGCGAGGCGCCCAGCACGCTGTGGGCGGACGCGGCGGACGGCTCCCCGGCGGACGGGGACGGGCGGTGACCGCGGGCGTGATCGGGCGTCGTCGGGCGCCCGCGGCCGCCCGTCAGGCGGCGAAGCCGCCGTCGACCGCGAGCGCGGCACCGGTGATGTACCGGCCGCCGTCGCCCGCCAGATGGGCCACCGTCGCCGCCACGTCCGCCGGCCGCCCGTAGCTGCCGAGCGAGGTCAACTGCGCCTGGAACGCGGCGCTCTCGCCGTCCGCGGGGTTCATGTCGGTGTCGATGGGCCCCGGGTGGACGAGGTTGACGGTGATGCCGCGCGGGCCCAACTCCCGGGCCAGCGCCTTGGTCAGGCCGGTCAGCGCGGCCTTGCTGGTGGCGTAGAGGGAACCGCCGGGGAAGGCCACCCGCTCGGCCATGCAGCTGCCGATCGAGATGATCCGGCCGCCCTCGACCAGGTGGGCGGCCGCGGCCTGCGCCGCCAGGAAGGGGGCCCGGACATTGGTCGCCAGCACCCGGTCCACGGCGTCGAGCCCGATGCCCTCGAAGGGGCCCAGGACGCCCAGACCCGCGTTGTTGACGAGGACGTCCAGCCGCCCCATCCGGTCCGCCGCGGCGGCCACCGAGGCCCGCACCGCCTCCGGGTCCGCGGCGTCGGCCCGGAGCGCCCAGGCCCGCCCGCCGGCCTCCTCGATCTCCTTGACGACCCGGGCGGCCAGATCGTCCCGGTCACGGTAGGTCAGCGCGACCGCCGCCCCGTCGGCCGCCAGCCGCACCGCGACGGCCGCGCCGATGCCCCGGCTGCCGCCGGTCACCAGGGCCGCCCTGCCGGTCAGCGGGCGGGTGCCGGCCACCGGGCCGGCGGAAGTCGTCGTCGTCATCGTCCTCACCTGTTCCATATCCAAATCCCACCAACAAGTACCGAGTTGGGCCGACCCGGAAGCTTTGCGGCGCTTCCGGGGGCTTCCTCCGCGGTACGGCTCGATCCTCCGGTACGGCGGCGGGCGGTGCTGGCGGAATACGGACGGCCAGGCCGCGGGGCGGGCCGTGCGCCGCTCCGCACCGTCCGCACACGTGCTCGTAAAGGGGCTGCGGATCGGCCCCGGGGAAGCCGTAGTCTTGGGAGCGCACGCAATGGAACTGCTGCCGGCGGCCGCCCCGGGCGGCCCGACCGGCCGGAAGGAGGGGCTGGGTGATCGAGCTGGAGGGGGTGCCCGAGCTGATCGACCCGGTCATGGTGGCCGCGTTCGAAGGCTGGAACGACGCCGGCGACGCCGCCTCCGCCGCGGTCGCCCACCTGGACCGGGAGTGGAAGGGCGAGGTCTTCGCCGCGCTCGACGCCGAGGACTACTACGACTTCCAGGTGAACCGCCCCACGGTCTTCCTGGAGAACGGCGTCCGCAAGATCACCTGGCCCACGACGCGGCTCTCCGTCGTCCGGGTCGGCGACGCGGACGGCAAGGGGAACCCCCGCGACCTGGTCCTGGTCCGCGGCATCGAGCCGAGCATGCGCTGGCGCTCGTTCTGCAACGAACTCCTCGGCTTCGCCCATGAGTTGGGCGTCGAGATGGTGGTGGTGCTGGGCTCGCTGCTGGGCGACACCCCGCACACCCGGCCGGTCCCGGTCAGCGGCGTCAGCTCCGACGCCGACGTGGCCCGCCGGCTGGATCTGGAGGAGTCCCGCTACGAAGGCCCCACCGGCATCGTCGGCATCCTCCAGGAGGCGTGCACACACGCCGGCGTCCCGGCGGTCAGCCTGTGGGCCGCGGTGCCGCACTACGTCTCCCAGCCGCCCAACCCCAAGGCCACCCTCGCCCTCCTCAACCGCCTGGAGGACCTGCTCGACCTGCGGATCCCGCTCGGCGAACTGACCGAGGACGCCCGCGCCTGGCAGCTGGGCGTGGACCAACTCGCCGCGGAGGACAGCGAGGTCGCCGAGTACGTCCAGTCGCTGGAGGAGGCCCGGGACACCGCCGAACTGCCGGAGGCGTCCGGCGAGGCCATCGCCCGGGAGTTCGAGCGCTATCTGCGCCGCCGCGACCCGCAGGCCGGCCCCGGGGTGGCGAGCGAGGGCGGCGTCGCCGACGGCCGGGACGGCTCCTACCTCCGGGACACCGCCGGCGGCCGCACCCGGCACCCGCGCGCCACGCCCAAGGAGCCTCGCGAGCCCCGGCCGCCGGAGGAGTCCGGCCCCGCGAAGCCGTCCACCGGCCCGGAGGCCGGCGAGGGCACCGGGGAGCGCGACGCGGGACCGGACGGCGGCCGCACCGACGGCGAGGGCCCGGAGGACTCCGGCGCCGAGCGCTGACCGGCCGCCCGGCGGCAGCCGGTCCCCGCACCGGGCCGGCGCACGACGAAGGGGCGCCCCCCATTCCGGGGGGCGCCCCTCACGCGTCCGGCGACGGCCGTGCGGCCGTCGTCCCCGTCCCTACAGCGCCACGCCCAGCAGGGCGTCCACCGCGCGGGAGACGAGGCCGGGCGCGCCCTCGTCGGTGCCGCCGTCGGCCTCCTGCGCGGCGGCCCAGCGGTCCACCGCGGCGAGCGCGGCCGGCGCGTCCAGGTCGTCGGCCAGGGCGGTGCGGATCTCCGCGAGGAGGGCCTCGGCGGGCGGGCCGTCCGGGCGGGAGACCGCGGAACGCCAGCGGGCCAGCCGGTCCTCGGCGTCCCGGAGCACCTCGTCGGTCCACTCCCAGTCGCTGCGGTAGTGGTGGGCCAGCAGCGACAGGCGGATCGCCGCCGGGTCGGTGCCGGCCCGGCGCAGCGCGGAGACGAAGACCAGGTTGCCCTTGGACTTGGACATCTTCTGGCCGTCCAGGGCGACCATGCCGGCGTGCACGTACGCCTGGGCGAAGGGGTGCCGGCCGGTCAGTGCCTGGGCGTGCGAGGCGCCCATCTCGTGGTGCGGGAAGGCGAGGTCGGAGCCGCCGCCCTGGACGTCGAAGCCCATGCCCAGGTGCTCCAGGGCGATGGCGACGCACTCGATGTGCCAGCCGGGCCGGCCGTGGCCCAGCGACCCGCCGTCCCAGCTCGGCTCGCCGTCGCGGGCGGCCATCCACAGCATCGGGTCGAGCGGGTTCTTCTTGCCCTCGCGCTCCGGGTCGCCGCCGCGCTCGGCGGACAGCAGCCGCATCGCCTCGGCGTCCAGGCCGGAGACCTCGCCGAAGTGCGGGTCGGAGGCCACCGAGAAGTAGGTGTCGCCGTCGAGTTCGTAGGCCGCACCGGCCTCGCGCAGCCGCTCGACCAGCGGGACGATCCACGGTATCGACTCGACGGCGCCTATGTAGTGGCGCGGCGGCAGCATCCGCAGCGCCGTCATGTCCTCGCGGAAGAGGGCGGTCTCGCGCTCGGCGAGCGCGGTCCAGTCGACGCCGGTCGCCACCGCCCGCTCCAGCAGCGGGTCGTCGACGTCGGTGACGTTCTGCACGTAGTGCACCTGGCGCTTCGTGTCGAGCCACACGCGCTGAACGAGGTCGAACGCGTTGTAGGTCGCCGCGTGCCCCATGTGGGTGGCGTCGTACGGCGTGATGCCGCAGACGTAGATACGGGCGACGGGACCGGGGTCGAGGGTCACCCGTCCGCCGGTCGCGGTGTCGTGGATCCTCAGGTCGCGGCCCTGACCGGGCAGGGCGGGGACCTCAGAAGCGGGCCATGCATGCATGCCTTGAGCGTAACCGGACGGATGTTCCGCATACGAACCGGAGGGGCCTCTCTGGCTGGAAAGGTGGTCTTGCGATCCGCGGCCGGATGTGCCACCGGATGTGCCGGAGGCATACGGCCGTTGGGCGGCCGGGGCCGGTGTCGGCTCAGACCGGCGGCCAGGGAATCGCCGGCCACTCCCCGCTCGGCTCCGGGTGCCGTCCGCTGCTCAGCAGCCCCTCGACCCGCGCGCGCAGCGCCGCCAGCTCGGCATCCGTGATCAGCTCCGCCAACCGGGCGGCGAGCGGCGCGCCGTCGGCCAGTGCCGCCCGCAGACCGCGCAGCACCTCCAGCGCCTCCCCGGGCAGCGGCTCGCCGGCCCAGCCCCACAGGAGCGTGCGCAGCTTGTCCGCCGAGTTGAACGTCACACCGTGGTCGATCGCGAAGAACGCGCCACCGGCCCCGGGCAGCAGATGGCCGCCCTTGCGGTCGCCGTTGTTGATCACCGCGTCCAGGACGGCCAGCCGGCGCAGCCGGGGGTCGTCGGCATGGACCAGCAGCGCGGTGCGGCCCGCGCCGATCTCCGCCCGGCCGACCGCCTTCCAGCCCGCCGCCGGTTCGTCCTCGGCGACCAGCGCCAGCAGCTCGGGCGCCTCGTCGCCGTCCCCGGGCGGCGCTATCCACTCCTGGACCATGCCGGTGCCGTACGGGCCGTCGCGCAGCACGGTGGTGGGGATGAGGTCCCAGCCGCAGGCCCGGGAGACCTCGTAGGCGGCGACCTCGCGCTGGGCGAGCGTGCCGTCGGGGAAGTCCCACAGCGGGGCGCTCGCCGGCGACCGGCTTGTAGACGCATGCGGCGCTGCGCCCGTCGCGCTCGACGGTGCAGTAGAGGACGGCGTTGGAGGCGTCGGGGACCTGGCCGCGGACGGTCAGCTCGCCCTCGGCGAGCAGTGCCGGCGGCAGGCTCCCGACGGGCTCCCGGGCCGGCTCCCGCGGGACCGCGCGGGCGGCATCCGGGCCGGCCGGTTCGGCGACGGGCTCCATGGGGTTCAGGCGTCCCGCCGGTATCCGTTCTGGCGCGGGCATACGTGTCCCTCCGGGTCGAGCGGCAGGCTGCACAGCGGGCACGGCGGGCGGCCGGCGTTGACCACGTCCAGCGCCCGCTTGGCGAACGCCCGGGCCATGGTGCCGGTCAGCCGCACCCGGAGCATCGGCGGGCCGTTCTCGTCGTCCTGGAGCAGTCGCTCCTCGGCGTCGGCGAGGTCCTCGTCGCTGTCGGCCTCCAACTCGACCAGCGCCTGCGCCTCGACGATCATCCGCTCCTCGTCGCCGTCCCAGGCCAGCGCCATGGTGCCGACCCGGAACTCCTCCTCCACCGGCGTCTCCAACGGCGCGGTGTCGGCCATCTCGGACGGGGAGACCGCGGGTACCGGGGCGCTGCCGCCGCTGCGCCGCACCACCTCGTCCAGCAGCTCGTCGATCCGCTCGGCGAGCGCGGCCACCTGGGTCTTCTCCAGGGCGACGCTGGTGACGCGGCCACCCGCGGTGGCCTGGAGGAAGAAGCTACGGCGGCCAGGCAGCCCGACCGTACCGGCCACGAAGCGGTCCGGTAGGTCGTAGAAGAACACCTGACGGGACAACGTCCTGCTCCGATTGTGTCGACTGCTTGGGTCAGTGCGGTCGCTGCGGTCGCGGCGTCCCGGAGGGGGTACGGCGCGGATCACAGGGGCGTCGCGGGCAGCGCCGTCGCACCACCCTACTGCGCCTGCTGATCACGCTGCGCCCGCACCGCCCCCGATGGCCGCGTCCCGCTCGCCGCCGGCGCCGCCGGCGTCCTCGCGGGGCACCAGCGAGGCGAGGTCGCCGGTGTCGCCGAGCCGTACGAGGTAGGGCCGCAGCCGGGTGTAGCGGATCACGGTCACCGAGCACGGCTCCACGGAGATCCGCTGGAAGAGGTCCAGGTGCATGCCGAGGGCGTCGGCGACCAGGGACTTGATGAGGTCGCCGTGCGAGCACATCAAGTAGGCCGCCTCCGCACCGGAGGTCTCCTCGACCCGGGCGTTCCAGTCCCGGACCGCGGCCACCGCGCGGGCCTGCATCTCCCGCATCGGCTCGCCGCCGGGGAAGGCGGCCGCGGAGGGGTGCTGCTGGACGGTCTCCATCAGCGGTTCGTCGGCCAGCTCGGCGAGCTTGCGCCCCGACCAGTCGCCGTAGTCGCACTCGGTGATCCGCTCGTCGGTCTCCAGGCGCAGCCCGGGGCGGGCCGCCAGCAGCGGCCCCAGGCTCTCCCGGCAGCGCTGCAGCGGGCTGGTGACGGCGAGCGCCAGCGGGATGTCCGCGAGCCGGGCGGGCAGCGCCGCGGCCTGGGCGGCGCCCCGCTCGTCGAGGGCGACGCCGGGCGTCCGGCCGGCGAGCACGCCGGAGGTGTTGGCGGTGGAGCGGCCGTGCCGCACCAGGATCAGCGTGGGCATGCCCGCCACCCTAGGGCCTGTCCGGCAAGAAGGTCCCGGGGCGGGTCGGCTTCTTCCCTGGCAGGGGCTTCTGCCGCGGGCGAGAATGCCTGGTGTGATCGTGGACTGCGCCATCTACCGCGAGGGCCGCCGCCATGAGTGCGCGCGGGACTTCTCGCGCGCACTGGCCGCGGCCCGGGCGGAGGGGCACTCCTTTCTGTGGCTGGGCATGTACGAGCCGACCCAGCACGAGTTCGACGAGGTCAGCAGCAAGTTCGGGCTGCACCCGCTGGCCGTGGAGGACGCCCTCAACGCCCACCAACGGCCCAAGCTGGAGGTCTACGACGACTCGGTGTTCGTGGTGCTGAAGCCGATCACCTACGACGTCACGGCCGACACGGTGACCGCCTCGGAGCTGATGGTCTTCGTCGGCGACTCGTTCGTCGTCACCGTCCGGCACGGTACGGCCAGTCCGCTGGCGGCGGTCCGTCGGCGGCTGGAGCACCATCCGGAGATCCTGCGGCACGGCCCCGGCGCGGTGCTCTACGCGATCAGCGACGCGGTGGTGGACCACTACATCGAGGTCGCCGGCGAACTCCAGGTGGACATGGAGGAGTTGGAGGCCGAGGTGTTCGCGCCGATCCGCCGGGAGACCCGGGGCACCGCCGCCCAGATCTACGCGTTCAAGCGCGAGGTGCTCGAATTCCGCCGGGCCACCGTCCCGTTGGTCGAGCCGATGAACCGCCTGCAGAACCCCGGTGTGCCGTTCGTGCACGATCACGCCCGGCCGTTCTTCCGGGACGTCGGCGACCATCTGACCCGTGCCAACGAGTCGGTGGAGTCGCTGGACCGGCTGCTGTCGGACATCCTCGCCGCCCATCTGGCGCAGATGGGCGTCCGGCAGAACGACGACATGCGCAAGATCTCCGCCTGGGCGGCGCTGGCCGCGGTGCCGACCCTGATCGCGGGCATCTACGGCATGAACTTCAGCGATATGCCGGAGCTGAAGTGGCCGCTGGGCTACCCGGTGATCCTGCTGC
Proteins encoded in this region:
- a CDS encoding MIP/aquaporin family protein, whose amino-acid sequence is MSSSDIFISETIGTAVLILMGGGVCAAVTFKRSKAFNAGWVAIAFGWGFAVLTGAYIAAKSGAHLNPAVTIGLAIKGAIEWSQVPVYFAGEFLGAMIGAVLVWLVYYGQFRAHLTDPEVLTGHFGEEGMVDPAAAPKAGPVLGIFSTGPEIRNVVQNLVTEIIATAVLVLSILTLGLSDNGKGVGAIGTLLVALVVTGIGLSLGGPTGYAINPVRDLGPRIVHALLPLPNKGGSDWGYAWIPVAGPLIGGAIAGGIYQLAFA
- the glpK gene encoding glycerol kinase GlpK, with the translated sequence MSDTPSTSSHSHGPFIAAIDQGTTSSRCIVFDRDGRIVSVDQKEHEQIFPKPGWVEHDAAEIWTNVQQVVEGAIDKAAQSNPGFSPDDVKAIGITNQRETTLLWDKNTGEPVHNAIVWQDTRTDALCRELGRNVGQDRFRRETGLPLASYFAGPKIRWLLDNVEGLRERAERGEILFGTMDSWVIWNLTGGVNGGKHVTDVTNASRTLLMNLHTLQWDEKILASLDIPAALLPEIRSSAEVYGTTAAGVLQGVPVASALGDQQAALFGQTCFAEGEAKSTYGTGTFMLMNTGNQPVNSYNGLLTTVGYRIGDQQTVYALEGSIAVTGSLVQWMRDQMGLINSAAEIETLASTVEDNGGAYFVPAFSGLFAPYWRSDARGVIAGLTRYVTKAHIARAVLEATAWQTREITDAMTKDSGVDLTALKVDGGMTSNNLLMQTISDFLDAPVVRPMVAETTCLGAAYAAGLAVGFWSSTDELRANWRRAAEWTPRMDAATRDREYKNWLKAVERTMGWLDDES
- a CDS encoding glycerol-3-phosphate dehydrogenase/oxidase, which gives rise to MSTLQSVPALGTHPAAGSLPSRAETREQLSKATYDLLVIGGGILGISTAWHAAQAGLRVALVDAGDFAGATSSASSKLLHGGLRYLQTGAVKLVAENHFERRAVSREVAPHLANPLTFYLPVYKGGPHGAAKLGAGVFAYSALSAFGDGVGHVISPAKAQRDVPELRTENLKAVAVYGDDQMNDSRMALMTVRAAVAAGATVLNHSEVTGLRFTQGRVTGAELKDRLDGTEFGVNARLVLNATGPWVDHLRKMEDPNAAPSIRLSKGAHLVLKRTSPWKAALATPIDKYRITFALPWEDMLLLGTTDEEYEGDPADVAVTEKDTAQILDEAAFSVRDQQLSRDLITYSFAGLRVLPGGPGDTSKAKRETVVTEGRGGMLSVAGGKWTTFRHIGRTVMNKLAALPGHPLAEDMEPIAQLPKKLPLPGIANPNAVAHRLLVDGGTPGPRMAADTARHLATHYGSLSFDIARLANEDPALAERIHPDAPEIWAQVAYARDHEWAETADDVLRRRTTLTIRGLATDDIRARVESMLER
- a CDS encoding LLM class flavin-dependent oxidoreductase yields the protein MKFSVLSLIGHAPHPLTGQLAAPADRFAEVVGTAEAAERLGFDAYAVGERHAGPFLSSSPSVVLGALAARTSRIRLLTGVTVVAVLDPVRVAEDYATLDQLARGRLELVVGKGAEAGHFDLFGLDEERQWDLQAEKYELLRRLWHEENVDWAGEFRPPLKNVTTLPRPYGDPPRIWHGSATSRNSPELAAKHGDPLFTANAIQPRAAYAGLIAYYRERFAAYGHDPARARVAAGSGGLLIADSERQAIARYKDLYEAKVAQSFRPHLAGRPGYNTPFRTIEDAIANGPQLIGSPQQIIDKILGWHAVYGHDLQSLSVDGFGLDHAEQLETLHRFAEEIAPVVRREAPSTLWADAADGSPADGDGR
- a CDS encoding SDR family NAD(P)-dependent oxidoreductase; the protein is MTTTTSAGPVAGTRPLTGRAALVTGGSRGIGAAVAVRLAADGAAVALTYRDRDDLAARVVKEIEEAGGRAWALRADAADPEAVRASVAAAADRMGRLDVLVNNAGLGVLGPFEGIGLDAVDRVLATNVRAPFLAAQAAAAHLVEGGRIISIGSCMAERVAFPGGSLYATSKAALTGLTKALARELGPRGITVNLVHPGPIDTDMNPADGESAAFQAQLTSLGSYGRPADVAATVAHLAGDGGRYITGAALAVDGGFAA
- a CDS encoding PAC2 family protein is translated as MIELEGVPELIDPVMVAAFEGWNDAGDAASAAVAHLDREWKGEVFAALDAEDYYDFQVNRPTVFLENGVRKITWPTTRLSVVRVGDADGKGNPRDLVLVRGIEPSMRWRSFCNELLGFAHELGVEMVVVLGSLLGDTPHTRPVPVSGVSSDADVARRLDLEESRYEGPTGIVGILQEACTHAGVPAVSLWAAVPHYVSQPPNPKATLALLNRLEDLLDLRIPLGELTEDARAWQLGVDQLAAEDSEVAEYVQSLEEARDTAELPEASGEAIAREFERYLRRRDPQAGPGVASEGGVADGRDGSYLRDTAGGRTRHPRATPKEPREPRPPEESGPAKPSTGPEAGEGTGERDAGPDGGRTDGEGPEDSGAER
- the mshC gene encoding cysteine--1-D-myo-inosityl 2-amino-2-deoxy-alpha-D-glucopyranoside ligase yields the protein MHAWPASEVPALPGQGRDLRIHDTATGGRVTLDPGPVARIYVCGITPYDATHMGHAATYNAFDLVQRVWLDTKRQVHYVQNVTDVDDPLLERAVATGVDWTALAERETALFREDMTALRMLPPRHYIGAVESIPWIVPLVERLREAGAAYELDGDTYFSVASDPHFGEVSGLDAEAMRLLSAERGGDPEREGKKNPLDPMLWMAARDGEPSWDGGSLGHGRPGWHIECVAIALEHLGMGFDVQGGGSDLAFPHHEMGASHAQALTGRHPFAQAYVHAGMVALDGQKMSKSKGNLVFVSALRRAGTDPAAIRLSLLAHHYRSDWEWTDEVLRDAEDRLARWRSAVSRPDGPPAEALLAEIRTALADDLDAPAALAAVDRWAAAQEADGGTDEGAPGLVSRAVDALLGVAL
- a CDS encoding DUF3090 domain-containing protein, which gives rise to MSRQVFFYDLPDRFVAGTVGLPGRRSFFLQATAGGRVTSVALEKTQVAALAERIDELLDEVVRRSGGSAPVPAVSPSEMADTAPLETPVEEEFRVGTMALAWDGDEERMIVEAQALVELEADSDEDLADAEERLLQDDENGPPMLRVRLTGTMARAFAKRALDVVNAGRPPCPLCSLPLDPEGHVCPRQNGYRRDA
- a CDS encoding histidine phosphatase family protein — protein: MPTLILVRHGRSTANTSGVLAGRTPGVALDERGAAQAAALPARLADIPLALAVTSPLQRCRESLGPLLAARPGLRLETDERITECDYGDWSGRKLAELADEPLMETVQQHPSAAAFPGGEPMREMQARAVAAVRDWNARVEETSGAEAAYLMCSHGDLIKSLVADALGMHLDLFQRISVEPCSVTVIRYTRLRPYLVRLGDTGDLASLVPREDAGGAGGERDAAIGGGAGAA